From the Pontibaca methylaminivorans genome, the window GCGGCCTTGTCCTTGCGCAGGAAAGCCCCGGTGCGAAGGTTTTCCTCGACCGTCATATCGGGAAAGATCCGCCTCCCCTCGGGCACATGGGCGATCCCGTTGGCGACGATCTTGTGCGGCGCCATGCCGTCCACCCGCTTGCCTTCGAAATGGATCTCGCCGCTTTTTACCGGCAGCATGCCCGACATGGCCCGCAGCGTCGTGGTCTTGCCCGCGCCGTTGCTGCCGATGATGGTGACGATCTGACCTTCCTCGACCTTGACCGAGAGGTTCTTGAGCGCCGCGACGGGGCCGTAGTTCACGCTGACATCGCGCAGTTCAAGCAACATGGCGGGCCCCTCCCAGATAGGCTTCGATCACGGCGGGATGGTTGCGGATCTCGCTCGGGTTGCCCTCGGCCAGGAGCTTGCCGAAGCTCATGCAGGTGATCCGGTCGCAAAGGCCCATGATCGCCTGCATATCGTGTTCGACGATCAGGATCGTGGTGCCGCCGCTCTTGAGCCGGCGCATGAGCTCCATCATGTGCCGGGTTTCCTCGGGGTTCATGCCGGTGAAGGGTTCGTCCAGCAGGATCACTGTCGGCTTGCTGGCATAGGCCACCGCCATGCCGAGCGCCCGCTGGTGCCCGTGCGAGAGATCCCCCGCGCGTTCGTGCAGATGCGGGGCAAGGCCGAAGAATTCGAGCACCTCGACCGCCCGTTCGCGCGCCGCCTTGCGGGCCGCGCCGTCGAAACCGAAGATCGCGGCAAAGATGTTCGGCTTGTAGACCATATGCGTGCCGACAAGCGCGTTCTCGAGCACGCTGAGTTCGGCAAACAGCGTCGAGTGCTGGAACGTGCGCACCAGCCCCTTGCGGGCGACCAGGTGCATCGGCATGCCTGAAATCCGCTCGCCCTTGAGCAGCACCTCGCCCGATGTCGGCGTGTAGAAGCCCGAAACCATGTTGAAGGTTGTGGTCTTTCCGGCCCCGTTGGGGCCGATCAGCCCGTGGATTGTGCCTTCCTCGACGCTGAAGTTCAGATGATCCACCGCCGTCAGGCCACCGAAACGGATCGTCAGATCCTTGATTTCCAGAATTGTGGTCATTTTGCCTCCTTCCGGGGCGTGAATTTCTGGACGATGCCTTCCAGCCCGTTCGGCATGAACAGGATCGAAAGGATCAGGATCAGCCCGTAGAACAGCGGGCGGGCCTGATCGAACCCGAGTTGCCGCAGCACGACCTCGTTGAGGGCGGTCAGGACCACACAGCCGAGAATCGGCCCGTAGAAGGTCGTGGTGCCGCCGACGATCGCCCAGGTGAGCACGAAGACCATCACGTCGAGATCAAAACTGTTGGGGTTGATGGTGCCGATGTAATGCGCCAGCAGCGCGCCGGCGATCCCGGCAAAGCCCGAGGCGATGACGAAGGCGAGCGTCTTGTAGGCGCGGATATTCACTCCCGACGCCTGCGCCAGCGTGTCCTGCCAGTGCACCGCGTGGAAGGTAAGCCCGACCGGGGATTTCTCGATCCGCCACAGGATCAGCAGGCAGACCGCCACCACGACGACGGAGAGATAGAAATAGCTGGTCGGCTCGAAAAAGTCGAAACTGTAGAACCCGACCGAGAAATCCGGCATGGCCGGGATGCCCTTGATGCCCTTGGTGCCGCCGAAGACGTTGCGGAACCCGCTCCACTTCCACAGCAGGCGGATGATCTCGCCGGCGGCAAAGCTGCCGATGAGAAAGTAAAAGCCCTTCATGCGGAACAGCGGATAGCTGAGCACGAGCGCGACCAGCGCCGCGACCAGGCCGCCGGCGATCACGCTGAACGGCACCCAGAGCCCGAAATCCTTGGACAGCAGCGCCGAGGTATAGGCCCCGACCCCCATGAGCACCACATGCCCGAGCGACCATTCCCCGGTCAGCGTCATGACCCGGTAAGTGGCCACGACGAGCACGTTGAAGGTCAGGAAGACAAGG encodes:
- a CDS encoding ABC transporter ATP-binding protein, which codes for MTTILEIKDLTIRFGGLTAVDHLNFSVEEGTIHGLIGPNGAGKTTTFNMVSGFYTPTSGEVLLKGERISGMPMHLVARKGLVRTFQHSTLFAELSVLENALVGTHMVYKPNIFAAIFGFDGAARKAARERAVEVLEFFGLAPHLHERAGDLSHGHQRALGMAVAYASKPTVILLDEPFTGMNPEETRHMMELMRRLKSGGTTILIVEHDMQAIMGLCDRITCMSFGKLLAEGNPSEIRNHPAVIEAYLGGARHVA
- a CDS encoding branched-chain amino acid ABC transporter permease, which produces MRNLIFLAILAVALVFLPNLLSFSQREILVFLTFNVLVVATYRVMTLTGEWSLGHVVLMGVGAYTSALLSKDFGLWVPFSVIAGGLVAALVALVLSYPLFRMKGFYFLIGSFAAGEIIRLLWKWSGFRNVFGGTKGIKGIPAMPDFSVGFYSFDFFEPTSYFYLSVVVVAVCLLILWRIEKSPVGLTFHAVHWQDTLAQASGVNIRAYKTLAFVIASGFAGIAGALLAHYIGTINPNSFDLDVMVFVLTWAIVGGTTTFYGPILGCVVLTALNEVVLRQLGFDQARPLFYGLILILSILFMPNGLEGIVQKFTPRKEAK